In a genomic window of bacterium:
- a CDS encoding EamA family transporter has translation MPVVFALLAAASFSALAITVTRGFRNNSLMTGLMVSLPVGALVTGVLTLADPPTGLTLRAILFFVVGGIVGEGVGRTAFIFAVRLLGPSTATPLQTATYPALALVGGWILLAEPVTVWRVAGAVAIAAGITVLVRGQPASGAAGGLREPVKGGRWAYLLPVLGGISFAASDLLRKLGLEETPHPAFGAVSGTITIILLWVVILALAPRIRATVSLEPGWQWFIPTGLLAGLGVLAVFRALESGDVSVVGPIIMSQPLMVVLFSALFLRDLEKLNSKVVAGAALTVLGLVTISSF, from the coding sequence ATGCCCGTAGTCTTCGCCCTGCTGGCGGCGGCGAGCTTCTCGGCCCTCGCCATCACGGTCACCCGGGGTTTTCGCAACAACAGCCTTATGACCGGCCTGATGGTGTCGCTGCCGGTCGGAGCCCTCGTGACCGGCGTCTTGACCCTGGCCGATCCCCCGACCGGCCTGACGCTCCGGGCGATCCTGTTCTTCGTGGTCGGAGGGATCGTGGGAGAGGGGGTGGGCCGGACGGCCTTCATCTTCGCGGTCAGGCTGCTCGGGCCTTCCACCGCCACGCCCCTCCAGACCGCCACCTACCCGGCGCTGGCCCTGGTGGGGGGATGGATCCTGCTGGCCGAGCCGGTCACTGTCTGGCGCGTCGCCGGAGCAGTGGCCATAGCGGCAGGCATCACGGTGCTGGTGAGGGGACAGCCCGCCTCCGGCGCGGCCGGTGGCCTCCGGGAGCCCGTCAAGGGCGGGCGGTGGGCCTATCTCCTACCGGTACTGGGCGGAATCTCGTTCGCGGCCTCGGATCTGCTGCGCAAGCTGGGCCTGGAAGAGACACCCCATCCCGCCTTCGGCGCGGTGAGCGGGACCATCACGATCATCTTGCTCTGGGTCGTGATCCTGGCGCTGGCGCCCCGCATACGCGCCACGGTCAGCCTGGAACCCGGGTGGCAATGGTTCATACCCACCGGGCTTCTGGCCGGTCTCGGCGTGCTGGCGGTTTTCCGGGCGCTGGAGTCCGGAGACGTGTCGGTGGTAGGTCCGATCATCATGTCCCAGCCCCTGATGGTGGTGTTGTTCTCGGCGCTGTTCCTGAGGGACCTGGAGAAACTGAACAGCAAGGTTGTGGCCGGCGCTGCCTTGACCGTCCTCGGGCTGGTAACCATATCCAGTTTCTAG
- a CDS encoding aspartate aminotransferase family protein → MATKFWHPFADMRAVLKSELVIARGEGCYVWDDSGKRYLDAAASLWYCNIGHGRSEIATAVADQMRTLETYSTFGDLTSPPVNELTDRLSMIAPIPDSVSFLTSGGSDSVDTAVKLARRYHTAMGRPDRTFVLSRSRAYHGMHTAGTSIAGISANNDGYGKLLTDTALVEWDSHDSLLDAIERIGAERIAAFICEPIIGAGGVLAPPPGYLEKVRGICRDTGILFIADEVITGFGRTGMWFASDRWNLQPDLVTCAKGITSGYLPLGAVIAAPHVAEPWFVGDAGMWRHGYTYTGHTTVAAAAIANLDIIQRENLLAEASRLEAQLAAGLGPLAAHDLVTEVRCGVGALAAVQLAPEATAENPQLPDRMNGALREHGVLSRILFGNAVQISPPFVMTESQVTDLADAVRASLDELVD, encoded by the coding sequence ATGGCTACCAAGTTCTGGCATCCGTTCGCGGACATGCGCGCAGTGCTCAAGAGCGAGTTGGTGATCGCGCGCGGCGAGGGATGCTACGTGTGGGACGACTCAGGAAAGCGGTACCTCGACGCGGCCGCCAGCCTGTGGTACTGTAATATCGGGCACGGACGCTCCGAGATCGCAACCGCGGTCGCCGACCAGATGCGCACCCTGGAGACCTACTCCACATTCGGGGACCTCACCTCGCCACCGGTCAACGAGTTGACCGATAGGCTCTCGATGATCGCGCCGATCCCGGACAGCGTGAGCTTCCTGACCAGCGGCGGCTCCGACTCCGTCGACACCGCCGTCAAGCTCGCCCGCCGTTACCACACCGCCATGGGCCGGCCCGACCGGACCTTCGTGCTCAGCCGGTCGCGGGCCTATCACGGGATGCACACCGCCGGCACCAGCATCGCCGGCATCTCCGCCAACAACGACGGATACGGCAAGCTGCTGACCGATACGGCCCTGGTCGAGTGGGACTCGCACGACTCCCTGCTGGACGCCATCGAACGGATCGGCGCCGAACGCATCGCAGCGTTCATCTGCGAGCCGATCATCGGCGCGGGCGGCGTTCTCGCTCCCCCGCCCGGCTACCTCGAGAAGGTGCGGGGCATCTGCAGGGACACCGGCATCCTGTTCATCGCCGACGAGGTCATCACCGGCTTCGGGCGCACCGGGATGTGGTTCGCCAGCGACCGCTGGAACCTGCAGCCCGACCTGGTCACGTGCGCCAAGGGCATAACCTCGGGCTACCTTCCGCTGGGCGCGGTGATCGCGGCGCCTCACGTGGCCGAGCCTTGGTTCGTGGGTGACGCCGGGATGTGGCGGCACGGCTATACCTACACGGGCCACACCACCGTCGCGGCGGCCGCCATCGCCAACCTCGACATAATCCAGCGTGAGAACCTGCTGGCGGAGGCGAGCCGCCTGGAGGCTCAACTTGCGGCCGGGCTGGGCCCGCTGGCCGCCCATGACCTTGTCACCGAGGTGAGGTGCGGGGTCGGTGCTCTGGCAGCCGTCCAGCTGGCGCCCGAGGCAACCGCCGAGAACCCGCAGCTACCGGATCGCATGAACGGCGCCCTGCGCGAGCACGGGGTTCTGAGCAGGATACTGTTCGGCAACGCCGTTCAGATCTCGCCGCCCTTCGTGATGACGGAGAGCCAGGTGACCGACCTGGCCGATGCCGTGCGGGCAAGTCTCGACGAGCTAGTTGATTAG
- the ppsA gene encoding phosphoenolpyruvate synthase, which produces MTGLIRWFGDVSLKDISLVGGKNASLGEMYSNLGSLGVIVPNGFATTVDAFRLFMTESGLQDRVDRRLLEAGTDGPAALRDAGEDIRRWVAGAPVPERLIDEIGTAYESLGAEPGGSVVAVRSSATAEDLPDASFAGLQDTYLGVQGADRVVRAVRDVFASLFSHRALSYRIRSGYDEGRVAISAGVQRMVRSAASGVVFTIDTESGFDGVVFITGAYGLGELLVQGGINPDEFYVAKRNLAAGRPAVISRTLGTKTQQMVFGELGGSEIEVEDLPLADQRRFCLSDPEIEELARQAVAIEDYYGRPMDIEWAKDTDDGRLYIVQARPETVRSRESQAILTRFRLEGSGAVLVTGRSVGQRIGTGAVRVVHSPRDMNRVEEGDVLVADMTDPDWEPVMQRAAAIVTNRGGRTCHAAIIARELGVPAVVGSGNATRRLEDGADVTVSCAQGEIGRVYEGAVPFRTEVIQLDRMPEPPTKVMMNVGNPSRAFGFSRIPNHGVGLARMEFIINNAIGVHPKALLDYPDVPADVRQGIEERIAGYEDPRSFFITKLVEGIATLALGFHPKPVIVRLSDFKSNEYAHLLGGSRYEPTEENPMLGFRGASRYRSTEFADVFALECEALRRVRTGLGLDNIEVMVPFVRTVEEASSVVEVLARNGLRRGQDGLRIIMMCEIPSNALLASEFLEFFDGFSIGSNDLAQLSLALDRDSALVADLFDERNPAVKELIRLAVKACNDGGKYIGICGQAPSDYPDFAAWLVDVGLESVSLNPDTVVETWMYLSGQEA; this is translated from the coding sequence ATGACCGGCCTGATCAGGTGGTTCGGGGATGTCTCTCTCAAGGACATCTCGCTGGTGGGGGGTAAGAACGCCTCGCTCGGGGAAATGTACTCCAACCTGGGGTCGCTGGGCGTGATCGTGCCCAACGGCTTCGCGACCACCGTGGATGCGTTCCGGCTGTTCATGACCGAGTCGGGACTGCAGGACCGCGTCGACCGGCGCCTGCTCGAGGCCGGCACGGATGGTCCGGCCGCGCTGCGCGACGCCGGAGAGGACATCCGGCGCTGGGTGGCCGGTGCGCCGGTTCCCGAGCGGCTGATAGATGAGATCGGCACCGCCTACGAGAGCCTGGGCGCCGAGCCGGGCGGGTCCGTCGTGGCGGTACGGTCGTCCGCCACTGCCGAGGACCTGCCGGACGCCTCCTTCGCCGGCCTGCAGGACACCTACCTCGGGGTACAGGGCGCGGACCGGGTGGTCCGGGCGGTTCGGGATGTCTTCGCCTCCCTCTTCAGCCACCGGGCGCTCAGCTACCGGATCCGGAGCGGATACGACGAGGGCCGGGTCGCCATCTCCGCGGGCGTGCAGAGGATGGTTCGCAGTGCCGCGTCCGGAGTCGTGTTCACCATCGACACCGAGAGCGGGTTCGACGGGGTCGTATTCATCACCGGCGCCTACGGGCTGGGTGAGCTCCTGGTCCAGGGAGGCATCAACCCCGACGAGTTCTACGTGGCAAAGCGCAACCTGGCCGCCGGGCGGCCGGCGGTGATCTCCCGGACGCTCGGGACCAAGACGCAGCAGATGGTGTTCGGCGAGTTGGGGGGCTCCGAGATCGAGGTGGAGGATCTGCCGCTCGCCGACCAGCGGCGGTTCTGCCTCAGCGATCCGGAGATAGAGGAACTGGCTCGCCAGGCGGTGGCCATCGAGGACTACTACGGACGCCCGATGGACATCGAATGGGCGAAGGACACCGACGACGGTCGCCTCTACATCGTTCAGGCGCGCCCGGAGACAGTGCGGAGCCGGGAGAGTCAGGCGATCCTCACCCGGTTCCGGCTTGAGGGGAGCGGGGCAGTCCTGGTGACCGGCCGCAGCGTGGGCCAGCGGATCGGGACCGGCGCGGTGAGGGTCGTCCACTCTCCCCGGGACATGAACCGGGTCGAGGAGGGTGATGTCCTGGTCGCGGACATGACGGATCCGGACTGGGAGCCCGTGATGCAGCGGGCCGCGGCCATCGTCACCAACCGTGGCGGCCGCACCTGCCACGCCGCCATAATCGCCCGAGAACTGGGAGTTCCGGCCGTGGTGGGGTCGGGGAACGCCACCCGGCGCCTGGAGGATGGCGCCGACGTGACGGTCTCGTGCGCGCAGGGTGAGATCGGGAGGGTCTACGAAGGCGCCGTGCCGTTCCGGACCGAGGTGATCCAACTGGATCGCATGCCGGAACCTCCCACCAAGGTGATGATGAACGTCGGAAATCCCTCCCGCGCCTTCGGATTCAGCCGGATTCCCAACCACGGTGTGGGCCTGGCCAGGATGGAGTTCATCATCAACAACGCCATCGGAGTCCACCCGAAGGCCTTGCTCGACTACCCGGACGTCCCCGCTGACGTGAGGCAGGGCATCGAGGAGCGCATCGCCGGATACGAGGATCCCCGGTCGTTCTTCATCACCAAGCTGGTGGAGGGGATCGCGACGCTGGCTCTCGGCTTCCACCCCAAGCCGGTGATCGTGCGCCTATCAGACTTCAAGTCGAACGAGTACGCCCACCTGCTGGGCGGGAGCCGGTACGAGCCCACCGAGGAGAACCCGATGCTCGGGTTCCGGGGAGCTTCCCGGTACCGTTCCACGGAGTTCGCCGACGTGTTCGCGCTCGAGTGCGAGGCGCTGCGGCGGGTGCGGACCGGACTCGGCCTCGACAACATCGAGGTCATGGTTCCTTTCGTCCGTACCGTAGAGGAGGCTTCCAGCGTGGTGGAGGTGCTGGCTCGCAACGGCCTGCGTCGCGGGCAGGACGGGCTGAGGATCATCATGATGTGCGAGATACCCTCCAACGCTCTGCTCGCCTCGGAGTTCCTGGAGTTCTTCGACGGCTTCTCGATCGGATCGAACGACCTCGCCCAGCTCTCCCTGGCATTGGATCGTGACTCCGCCCTGGTAGCCGACCTCTTCGACGAGCGTAACCCGGCTGTGAAGGAGCTGATCCGTCTGGCGGTGAAGGCGTGCAATGATGGCGGTAAGTACATCGGCATCTGCGGCCAGGCCCCTTCCGACTATCCGGACTTCGCGGCCTGGCTGGTGGACGTGGGGCTCGAGAGTGTTTCGTTGAATCCCGACACGGTGGTCGAGACCTGGATGTACCTGTCCGGCCAGGAGGCATGA